Proteins found in one Zea mays cultivar B73 chromosome 1, Zm-B73-REFERENCE-NAM-5.0, whole genome shotgun sequence genomic segment:
- the LOC103634508 gene encoding ubiquitin-activating enzyme E1 3 isoform X2 yields MWDLSGNFFLSEDDIGKNRAVACVAKLQELNNAVLIYTLTEELTTEHLPKFQVVVFTDISLDKAFEFDDYCRNQQPPISFIKTEVRGLFGSVFCDFGPEFSVLDVDGEDARTGIIASISITTDNRTMVSCVDDERLDFQDGDLVVFSEVQGMTELNDGKPRTVMCAGPFSFCIEDTSNFGTYTKGGIVTQVKERKILKFKSLRDSIREPGNFPLSDCSKFTRPPLLHFAFIALDKFRKEFGRFPGVACGLDAQRFVEFTASINEATIDYKIEDELDENLLRLFASGSKAVLNPMATMFGGIVSQEAVKACSGKFHPLYRFFYFDSSESLPTHQLDPKDLKPLNSRYDAQISVFGSKLQKKLRDANVFVVGSGALGCEFLKNLALMGVSCSRKGKITITDDDVIEKSNLSRQFLFRDWNIGHPKSTVAATAASAINSCLHIDALQNRACLETEHVFHDAFWEILDVVINALDNVNARMYMDMRCLYFQKPLLESGTLGTKCNTQVVIPHLTENYGTSRDPPEKQAPMCTVHSFPHNIDHCLTWARSEFEGLLEKTPKEVNSFLSNPAQYAASMKKAGDAQARELLEHVCECLEKECCGTFDDCITWARLKFEDYFSNRVKQLTFTFPEDAATSMGAHFWCAPKRFPHPLEFSAADSSHIQFIMSASILRALSFGISIPDWAKDTDNLADAVSKVAVPEFKPKSGVKIETDVKAENISSASVDDAAVIEDLLSRLKACTKKLPPRFQMKPIQFEKDDDTNFHMDLIAGLANMRARNYGIQEVDKLKAKIIAGRIIPAIATSTAMATGLVCLELYKVLARGHPIEDYRNTFANLALPMLTTSEPLPPTVIKHGDMTWTVWDRWSIEGDITVAELLKWLSDKGLSAYSVSCGTSLLYNIMFTRHKDRLSKKIRDVAKEVAKVDIPEYRKHLDVVVACEDDNGKDVDIPLISIYFR; encoded by the exons ATGTGGGACCTATCAGGCAATTTCTTTCTATCTGAGGATGACATCGGGAAGAACAGGGCTGTTGCTTGTGTTGCAAAGCTTCAAGAACTTAACAATGCTGTTCTCATATATACCCTAACAGAAGAATTGACCACTGAGCACCTTCCAAAGTTCCAA GTGGTTGTTTTCACTGACATTAGTTTGGACAAGGCATTTGAGTTCGATGATTATTGTCGTAATCAGCAGCCTCCAATTTCCTTTATCAAGACAGAAGTCCGTGGACTTTTTGGTAGTGTGTTTTGTGACTTTGGGCCTGAATTCAGTGTTCTTGATGTCGACGGTGAAGATGCACGTACTGGCATAATTGCATCCATCTCCATCACCACTGACAATCGTACAATGGTGTCCTGTGTTGATGATGAGCGCCTTGATTTTCAGGATGGTGATCTTGTTGTTTTCTCAGAGGTCCAGGGTATGACAGAACTGAATGATGGCAAGCCAAGGACAGTAATGTGCGCAGGACCATTTTCCTTTTGCATCGAGGATACAAGTAACTTTGGCACTTATACAAAAGGTGGAATTGTTACACAGGTGAAAGAACGGAAGATCTTGAAGTTTAAGAGTTTGAGAGATTCGATTAGAGAACCTGGGAATTTCCCTCTAAGTGATTGTTCAAAGTTTACTCGCCCTCCTCTGCTTCATTTTGCATTTATAGCTTTggataaatttaggaaagagtTTGGACGCTTCCCTGGTGTTGCTTGTGGTCTGGATGCCCAAAGGTTTGTGGAGTTCACTGCTTCTATCAATGAAGCCACAATTGATTACAAGATAGAAGATGAGCTTGATGAGAATTTGTTGCGGCTTTTTGCTAGTGGTTCTAAAGCTGTCCTGAACCCAATGGCTACTATGTTTGGTGGAATTGTCAGTCAAGAAGCTGTGAAGGCATGTTCTGGGAAATTTCATCCACTGTACCGG TTCTTCTACTTTGATTCATCCGAATCTCTGCCAACTCACCAATTGGACCCTAAAGACCTGAAGCCATTGAATAGTCGCTATGATGCTCAGATTTCTGTTTTTGGCTCTAAGCTTCAGAAAAAACTGCGGGATGCCAATGTCTTTGTTGTGGGATCTGGTGCTCTTGGATGTGAATTTTTAAAGAACCTAGCTTTAATGGGAGTGTCTTGCAGCCGTAAAGGGAAAATTACTATAACAGATGATGATGTCATCGAGAAAAGTAACTTGAGTCGCCAATTTCTGTTCCGTGATTGGAATATTGGACATCCTAAATCTACAGTAGCTGCCACAGCTGCTAGTGCTATCAATTCCTGCCTGCACATTGATGCTCTCCAGAACCGTGCCTGTCTAGAGACCGAGCATGTGTTCCATGATGCATTCTGGGAGATCCTTGATGTTGTCATTAATGCACTTGATAATGTTAATGCTAGGATGTACATGGACATGAGATGTTTGTACTTCCAGAAACCACTCCTGGAATCTGGAACactgggtacaaaatgtaacacgCAAGTGGTAATTCCTCACCTTACTGAAAATTATGGGACTTCACGAGACCCTCCTGAGAAGCAGGCACCCATGTGCACAGTCCATTCATTTCCACACAATATTGACCATTGTCTAACATGGGCCCGCTCAGAGTTTGAGGGTTTGCTCGAGAAGACTCCAAAGGAAGTCAACTCTTTTCTGTCTAATCCCGCTCAATATGCTGCCTCCATGAAAAAGGCAGGTGATGCTCAGGCCAGGGAGTTGCTTGAGCACGTATGTGAATGCCTTGAGAAGGAGTGTTGTGGAACATTTGACGATTGCATAACGTGGGCAAGACTGAA ATTTGAAGATTACTTCTCCAATCGTGTGAAGCAGCTAACATTCACGTTTCCTGAAGATGCTGCCACTAGCATGGGAGCCCATTTCTGGTGTGCTCCAAAGCGTTTCCCTCACCCTCTGGAATTTTCAGCTGCTGATTCATCACACATTCAGTTTATAATGTCTGCTtccatattgagggcattgtcttTTGGAATCTCTATACCTGATTGGGCAAAGGACACTGATAATCTGGCTGATGCAGTCAGTAAAGTTGCAGTACCTGAATTTAAGCCAAAGAGCGGGGTGAAGATTGAGACAGACGTGAAGGCCGAAAACATCTCCAGTGCCTCAGTTGATGACGCTGCTGTTATCGAAGATCTTTTAAGCAGGCTGAAAGCATGTACCAAGAAACTACCTCCGAGATTCCAAATGAAACCTATTCAGTTTGAGAAG GATGATGATACAAATTTCCACATGGACTTAATTGCTGGTCTTGCAAATATGCGTGCCAGGAACTATGGCATCCAAGAGGTTGACAAGCTGAAGGCAAAAATTATTGCAGGAAGGATCATCCCAGCTATTGCAACTTCAACTGCCATGGCGACAGGACTAGTGTGCCTTGAGCTTTACAAAGTTCTGGCCAGAGGGCACCCAATCGAAGACTACCGCAATACATTTGCTAACCTGGCCCTACCGATGCTCACCACATCTGAACCTCTTCCCCCCACTGTGATCAAGCATGGAGATATGACGTGGACCGTATGGGATCGGTGGTCTATCGAGGGAGACATCACAGTTGCAGAGCTCCTGAAGTGGTTAAGCGACAAGGGCCTGAGTGCGTACAGTGTCTCCTGCGGCACATCGTTGCTCTACAACATAATGTTCACAAGGCACAAGGATCGACTGAGCAAGAAGATCAGAGACGTAGCCAAGGAGGTggcaaaggtagacattccagaaTACAGGAAGCATCTGGATGTCGTCGTTGCTTGTGAGGATGACAACGGGAAAGATGTCGACATCCCTCTTATCTCCATTTATTTCCGGTAG
- the LOC103634508 gene encoding ubiquitin-activating enzyme E1 3 isoform X1 translates to MVPRSDVGGGGSSNASGVVEIDEDLHSRQLAVYGRETMRQLFASNVLISGLNGLGAEIAKNLALAGVKSVTLHDTGNVEMWDLSGNFFLSEDDIGKNRAVACVAKLQELNNAVLIYTLTEELTTEHLPKFQVVVFTDISLDKAFEFDDYCRNQQPPISFIKTEVRGLFGSVFCDFGPEFSVLDVDGEDARTGIIASISITTDNRTMVSCVDDERLDFQDGDLVVFSEVQGMTELNDGKPRTVMCAGPFSFCIEDTSNFGTYTKGGIVTQVKERKILKFKSLRDSIREPGNFPLSDCSKFTRPPLLHFAFIALDKFRKEFGRFPGVACGLDAQRFVEFTASINEATIDYKIEDELDENLLRLFASGSKAVLNPMATMFGGIVSQEAVKACSGKFHPLYRFFYFDSSESLPTHQLDPKDLKPLNSRYDAQISVFGSKLQKKLRDANVFVVGSGALGCEFLKNLALMGVSCSRKGKITITDDDVIEKSNLSRQFLFRDWNIGHPKSTVAATAASAINSCLHIDALQNRACLETEHVFHDAFWEILDVVINALDNVNARMYMDMRCLYFQKPLLESGTLGTKCNTQVVIPHLTENYGTSRDPPEKQAPMCTVHSFPHNIDHCLTWARSEFEGLLEKTPKEVNSFLSNPAQYAASMKKAGDAQARELLEHVCECLEKECCGTFDDCITWARLKFEDYFSNRVKQLTFTFPEDAATSMGAHFWCAPKRFPHPLEFSAADSSHIQFIMSASILRALSFGISIPDWAKDTDNLADAVSKVAVPEFKPKSGVKIETDVKAENISSASVDDAAVIEDLLSRLKACTKKLPPRFQMKPIQFEKDDDTNFHMDLIAGLANMRARNYGIQEVDKLKAKIIAGRIIPAIATSTAMATGLVCLELYKVLARGHPIEDYRNTFANLALPMLTTSEPLPPTVIKHGDMTWTVWDRWSIEGDITVAELLKWLSDKGLSAYSVSCGTSLLYNIMFTRHKDRLSKKIRDVAKEVAKVDIPEYRKHLDVVVACEDDNGKDVDIPLISIYFR, encoded by the exons ATGGTGCCGAGGTCGGATGTGGGCGGCGGTGGGAGCAGCAATGCGAGTGGGGTGGTGGAGATCGACGAGGACCTGCACAGCAGGCAGCTCGCTGTGTACGGAAGGGAGACAATGCGGCAGCTCTTTGCCTCGAACGTGCTCATCTCCGGCCTTAACGGGCTAGGGGCCGAGATCG CAAAGAATCTTGCTCTAGCTGGTGTTAAATCTGTTACCCTACATGATACTGGAAATGTGGAAATGTGGGACCTATCAGGCAATTTCTTTCTATCTGAGGATGACATCGGGAAGAACAGGGCTGTTGCTTGTGTTGCAAAGCTTCAAGAACTTAACAATGCTGTTCTCATATATACCCTAACAGAAGAATTGACCACTGAGCACCTTCCAAAGTTCCAA GTGGTTGTTTTCACTGACATTAGTTTGGACAAGGCATTTGAGTTCGATGATTATTGTCGTAATCAGCAGCCTCCAATTTCCTTTATCAAGACAGAAGTCCGTGGACTTTTTGGTAGTGTGTTTTGTGACTTTGGGCCTGAATTCAGTGTTCTTGATGTCGACGGTGAAGATGCACGTACTGGCATAATTGCATCCATCTCCATCACCACTGACAATCGTACAATGGTGTCCTGTGTTGATGATGAGCGCCTTGATTTTCAGGATGGTGATCTTGTTGTTTTCTCAGAGGTCCAGGGTATGACAGAACTGAATGATGGCAAGCCAAGGACAGTAATGTGCGCAGGACCATTTTCCTTTTGCATCGAGGATACAAGTAACTTTGGCACTTATACAAAAGGTGGAATTGTTACACAGGTGAAAGAACGGAAGATCTTGAAGTTTAAGAGTTTGAGAGATTCGATTAGAGAACCTGGGAATTTCCCTCTAAGTGATTGTTCAAAGTTTACTCGCCCTCCTCTGCTTCATTTTGCATTTATAGCTTTggataaatttaggaaagagtTTGGACGCTTCCCTGGTGTTGCTTGTGGTCTGGATGCCCAAAGGTTTGTGGAGTTCACTGCTTCTATCAATGAAGCCACAATTGATTACAAGATAGAAGATGAGCTTGATGAGAATTTGTTGCGGCTTTTTGCTAGTGGTTCTAAAGCTGTCCTGAACCCAATGGCTACTATGTTTGGTGGAATTGTCAGTCAAGAAGCTGTGAAGGCATGTTCTGGGAAATTTCATCCACTGTACCGG TTCTTCTACTTTGATTCATCCGAATCTCTGCCAACTCACCAATTGGACCCTAAAGACCTGAAGCCATTGAATAGTCGCTATGATGCTCAGATTTCTGTTTTTGGCTCTAAGCTTCAGAAAAAACTGCGGGATGCCAATGTCTTTGTTGTGGGATCTGGTGCTCTTGGATGTGAATTTTTAAAGAACCTAGCTTTAATGGGAGTGTCTTGCAGCCGTAAAGGGAAAATTACTATAACAGATGATGATGTCATCGAGAAAAGTAACTTGAGTCGCCAATTTCTGTTCCGTGATTGGAATATTGGACATCCTAAATCTACAGTAGCTGCCACAGCTGCTAGTGCTATCAATTCCTGCCTGCACATTGATGCTCTCCAGAACCGTGCCTGTCTAGAGACCGAGCATGTGTTCCATGATGCATTCTGGGAGATCCTTGATGTTGTCATTAATGCACTTGATAATGTTAATGCTAGGATGTACATGGACATGAGATGTTTGTACTTCCAGAAACCACTCCTGGAATCTGGAACactgggtacaaaatgtaacacgCAAGTGGTAATTCCTCACCTTACTGAAAATTATGGGACTTCACGAGACCCTCCTGAGAAGCAGGCACCCATGTGCACAGTCCATTCATTTCCACACAATATTGACCATTGTCTAACATGGGCCCGCTCAGAGTTTGAGGGTTTGCTCGAGAAGACTCCAAAGGAAGTCAACTCTTTTCTGTCTAATCCCGCTCAATATGCTGCCTCCATGAAAAAGGCAGGTGATGCTCAGGCCAGGGAGTTGCTTGAGCACGTATGTGAATGCCTTGAGAAGGAGTGTTGTGGAACATTTGACGATTGCATAACGTGGGCAAGACTGAA ATTTGAAGATTACTTCTCCAATCGTGTGAAGCAGCTAACATTCACGTTTCCTGAAGATGCTGCCACTAGCATGGGAGCCCATTTCTGGTGTGCTCCAAAGCGTTTCCCTCACCCTCTGGAATTTTCAGCTGCTGATTCATCACACATTCAGTTTATAATGTCTGCTtccatattgagggcattgtcttTTGGAATCTCTATACCTGATTGGGCAAAGGACACTGATAATCTGGCTGATGCAGTCAGTAAAGTTGCAGTACCTGAATTTAAGCCAAAGAGCGGGGTGAAGATTGAGACAGACGTGAAGGCCGAAAACATCTCCAGTGCCTCAGTTGATGACGCTGCTGTTATCGAAGATCTTTTAAGCAGGCTGAAAGCATGTACCAAGAAACTACCTCCGAGATTCCAAATGAAACCTATTCAGTTTGAGAAG GATGATGATACAAATTTCCACATGGACTTAATTGCTGGTCTTGCAAATATGCGTGCCAGGAACTATGGCATCCAAGAGGTTGACAAGCTGAAGGCAAAAATTATTGCAGGAAGGATCATCCCAGCTATTGCAACTTCAACTGCCATGGCGACAGGACTAGTGTGCCTTGAGCTTTACAAAGTTCTGGCCAGAGGGCACCCAATCGAAGACTACCGCAATACATTTGCTAACCTGGCCCTACCGATGCTCACCACATCTGAACCTCTTCCCCCCACTGTGATCAAGCATGGAGATATGACGTGGACCGTATGGGATCGGTGGTCTATCGAGGGAGACATCACAGTTGCAGAGCTCCTGAAGTGGTTAAGCGACAAGGGCCTGAGTGCGTACAGTGTCTCCTGCGGCACATCGTTGCTCTACAACATAATGTTCACAAGGCACAAGGATCGACTGAGCAAGAAGATCAGAGACGTAGCCAAGGAGGTggcaaaggtagacattccagaaTACAGGAAGCATCTGGATGTCGTCGTTGCTTGTGAGGATGACAACGGGAAAGATGTCGACATCCCTCTTATCTCCATTTATTTCCGGTAG